In Luteipulveratus mongoliensis, the DNA window GAACGGGATCAGCGCGGTCGCGGCCGAGACCATCTGGCGCGCGGACACGTCCATGTAGTCGACCTCTTCGGCCGGGACGTCGCTGGCCTCTCCACCCTTGGTGCGGACCAGTACGAGGTCCTCGGCGAAGTGGTTGTCCTGCGTCAGCGGCGCGTTGGCCTGCGCGATGACGAACTCGTCCTCTTCGTCCGCCGACAGGTAGTCGACCTCGTCGCTGACCTTGCCCTTGGAGACCTTGCGGTACGGGGTCTCGACGAAGCCGAACGCGTTGATGCGACCGAACGTCGCCAGCGAGCCGATCAGACCGATGTTGGGACCCTCAGGGGTCTCGATCGGGCACATGCGGCCGTAGTGCGACGGGTGAACGTCACGGACCTCCATGCCGGCGCGGTCACGGGACAGACCACCCGGACCCAGCGCGGAGAGACGACGCTTGTTCGTCAGGCCGGCCAGCGGGTTGTTCTGGTCCATGAACTGCGACATCTGGCTGGTGCCGAAGAACTCCTTGATGGAGGCAACGACGGGCCGGATGTTGATCAGCGTCTGCGGCGTGATGGCCTCGACGTCCTGCGTGGTCATGCGCTCGCGGACGACGCGCTCCATGCGGGACAGACCCGTGCGGACCTGGTTCTGGATGAGCTCGCCGACGTTGCGGACACGACGGTTGCCGAAGTGGTCGATGTCGTCGACCTCGACGCGGAACTCGGCCGGCTGACCGTCACGCACACCAGGCATCGTCGTCTCGCCGGCGTGCAGCGAGACGAGGTACTTGATGGTGGCGACGATGTCGTCGATACCGAGCACCGACTCGCTCAGCGGCGCCTGGACACCCAGCTTCTTGTTCAGCTTGTAGCGACCGACCTTGGCCAGGTCGTAGCGCTTGCCGTTGAAGTAGAGGTTGTCCAGCAGCGTCTGAGCGGCCTCCTTGGTGGGCGGCTCTCCCGGACGCAGCTTGCGGTAGATGTCCAGCAGCGCCTCGTCCTGACCAGCGGTGTGGTCCTTTTCGAGGGTCTGGCGCATCGACTCGTACTCGCCGAACTCCTCGAGGATCTGCGCCTCGGTCCAGCCGAGCGCCTTGAGGAGCACCGTGACCGACTGCTTGCGCTTGCGGTCGACGCGCACGCCGACCAGGTCGCGCTTGTCGATCTCGAACTCCAGCCAGGCACCGCGGCTCGGAATCACCTTGGTGGTGTAGATGTCCTTGTCGGACGTCTTGTCGATGGAGCGCTCGAAGTAGACGCCCGGGCTGCGGACGAGCTGCGAGACCACGACACGCTCGGTGCCGTTGATGATGAAGGTGCCTCGGTCGGTCATGAGCGGGAAGTCGCCCATGAAGACGGTCTGGCTCTTGATCTCACCAGTCGTGGTGTTCATGAACTCCGCTGTCACGAACAGCGGAGCGGCATAGGTCATGTCCCGGTCTTTGCACTCATCGATCGAGTACTTGATGTCCTCGAACCGGTGATCGCGGAACGAGAGGGACATCGAACCGGAGAAATCCTCGATCGGGGAGATCTCCTCGAAGATGTCCTCGAGGCCGGAGCGCTCGGGGACATCGACCCGACCGGCATCCTTTGCAGCGGCAACGCGAGCCTGCCAGCGCTCGTTGCCGAGCAGCCAGTCGAAGCTCTCCGTCTGGAGCGCAAGGAGGTCGGGGATCTCAAGGGGTTCGCGGATCTTGGCGAACGAAAGGCGGCCGGAAGCCGTCTTCGCAGAGGACAGAGTCTGAGTCGCGGTACGCGAGGCAGCCAACGAGGGGTCCTTCCACAAGGCCTTACTGAGCGGCGGTCAGCGAAGCCCTATCGAGCACATCCCCTGCGTCGGCCGTGGGGCAGCACGACGACGACAGCACCTGCTGGATCGCCGGGAACGGTCGGCCCCCGGGCATAAACCAGTTGGTACTGATGGTCAAAGGGTGAGCGAAGACAAGGCAGCGCAAAGCAACAGCATAACCCAGAAAGGGGACCATGTCTAGGCGCGGCTCATCGGCCGGCGCCTCGGCCCGGACACCGCCACCCGCTCCCCCAAGCAGGTGACGCGTCGAGGATGGACCCGGCAGGTGTCCCAGGTCAAGGGATACTGCGGTTCTGGGCGCGTCGACGTGGTTCACAGCGGCCTCGCAACAGGGTCGTCACGAACGTCTGCGGCCACCGGCGTCCAGCAGCTTCCTCAGCCTGCCAACCTTCCGAAACGGGCTTCGAGCTCGGTCCAGGGCCCGATCGCCTCGACCCGCCCCTGGTGGAGCACGACGACGCGGTCGGCCTGCGCGAGAGCAGCCCGCTTGGACGTGGCGCCGATGACGGTGGCCGATCGCGCTCGCAGGGCCGTCCACAGCTCCAGCTCCGTCGCGGCATCGAGCGCGCTGGACACGTCGTCGGCGAGCAAGAGCTCGGCATCGGCCGCCAGCGCACGGGCCAGCGCGAGACGTTGCACCTGCCCACCTGAGAGCCGTAGACCGCGCTGTCCGACCACAGCGTGCGCACCGCCCGCCGCCTCGACGTCCACGGCAAGCCGGGCATCCGCGACCGGCTGCTCGAACGCGCGCTCGGCGTGCCCGAGCCGCACGTTGTCGACGAAGGTGCCGGAGAAGACGCGGGGAACTTGCGCGACGTAAGCGACTCTTCCCGGCCGCAGGAACGTCTCGGCATCCGTGACCGGCTCACCGTTCCAGGTGAGGGAACCCGTGTGATGCACGAGTCCGGCCAAGGCGCGCAGAAGGCTCGACTTGCCGGAGCCCACCTGGCCGAGCAGCAGGACGAGCTCACCGCGACGCACGGTGAGATCAACACCGTTGACGCCGATCGTGCCGTCCTCGTGCAGCACGTCGACGTCGCGCAGGGCGATCTCGTGGAGCCGTACGGCCGGGCTCGGTGGCGCATCGGGTGCGGCTCCCGTGAGCAGGTCGATGTCGTCCGGGACGTCCATCAGGTCGGCCCCGCCCGCGAACGCCGACGTCGCCTGCTGCCAGGCGCGCGTGCCCGGTGCCTCGGTGACGACCGCTCCTGCCACCCGCCCGAACCAGTCGAAGCCATTGACGGCGCCGACCACGAGAAGGGTCGTCGCGAGACCCCAGACGCCGTTGACGAACGCGGCCCAGGCCGCAACGGCTCCGGCCTGCACCATGATGCTCGGCACGCCGTCGAGTACGGCCTGCACACGGTGCTCGCTCACGGCCGCCTCGACGCGGCCACCGTCGACCCGCTGCAGGTGAGCGTGCACCTCCGGCGTACGACCCGCGAGCTTCACGGTCCGTGCCGACTCCAGCGACGAGACCAGCGAACGGCCGAATCGCGCTCGTGCTGTTGAGGATTGAGCCGCCGTACGGCCTGCTATCGGCCGGCCGAGCACGGATGCGCCCGACGCCGCGACCATCACCGCGAGGAGCACCAGCCCGGCGACGTAGGTGCCGGCTGCCACGGCGGTGACCACGACGATCACCAAGCCGTTGATGAAGTCGATCCAGCGGTCGGCGTACCGGGCATAACGATCAGCATCCATGGCGCGCGCCACCACCTCGCCGGCCGGCGCTGGAGGCAGGCGATGCTGCGCGGTCTGGCCGCGCAGCACCGACATCCGGGTCCGCAGCAGCACCTCCACCCACCAGCGTGGGTAGAGACCGATCGCGACGGCGAGGAGGTAAGGGCCGAGCAGCAGGGCCGTAACGAGGAGCCCGATGAGCCACACGTGGGTGGTGCCGTCGCGCAGGTCCACGACCACGTGTCCCCAGAGGAGACCGGTGAGCGCGCCGACCGAGCCGAGCAGCGCAGACGCAGCGAAGAGACCGACGGCCAGCAAGCCCCAGCCAGGGCGAACGCGCAGCGCGTTCCACACTCCGCGCGCGAGGCTGGCGCCAGGTCCGACATCGCGCACCGCAGGGGCGGGACCGGTGCGCCGGACACCACCGACCTCCGCCGCCTCGGTCTCGGTGGCGTGCTCCTCGGTGGCGGCGGCCTCCCAGAGCGTCCGG includes these proteins:
- a CDS encoding ATP-binding cassette domain-containing protein, yielding MTTTDRRTATTPHPPRPAVDDPSREVSWRRLRTPAAAFALTALAFGVAGQALGTVVAGRLTTDPTGSLVVLLAVAVVGGAVLATIGQVAWAAVVDRAEGALRGDLLSAALRQPLGALSEQAVGEVLDRVDDDTHEVGTLTRQQVWGLLRAGFGVIPMWIIAGLTWWPAWLIFPATALLIWPAIRRLLPQISERKVVEEMAWTDHAAALEESIAGRDDLRTSLGQSFAVRRVAQLSALVHERFLSVLRLERSLLMRAGVILHAALAGIVVAGAAMVVAGDLTVARLVTLFLVTSLFVGQINNVAQHLPDLQAGLGALVRLRQMLSVEPEPVGGAPMPDGDLDLEFRDLEFAYDEGGFALRDIDLHVPHGQTMALVGRTGSGKSTLASLVSRAVNPQPGTVLIGGVDVLDLDLQQLRTAVGVVTQRTDIMAGTLEQNITLFAAIDRAHVEAAVDELGLTEWVAHLPEGLDTVLGPSGTSLSAGEEQLVAFARLLVRDVRVVILDEATARMDPVTEARVVAASDRLLAHRTGILVAHRLSTTRRAEHVAVLERGRVVQAGPMQAMRSQHGPFRTLWEAAATEEHATETEAAEVGGVRRTGPAPAVRDVGPGASLARGVWNALRVRPGWGLLAVGLFAASALLGSVGALTGLLWGHVVVDLRDGTTHVWLIGLLVTALLLGPYLLAVAIGLYPRWWVEVLLRTRMSVLRGQTAQHRLPPAPAGEVVARAMDADRYARYADRWIDFINGLVIVVVTAVAAGTYVAGLVLLAVMVAASGASVLGRPIAGRTAAQSSTARARFGRSLVSSLESARTVKLAGRTPEVHAHLQRVDGGRVEAAVSEHRVQAVLDGVPSIMVQAGAVAAWAAFVNGVWGLATTLLVVGAVNGFDWFGRVAGAVVTEAPGTRAWQQATSAFAGGADLMDVPDDIDLLTGAAPDAPPSPAVRLHEIALRDVDVLHEDGTIGVNGVDLTVRRGELVLLLGQVGSGKSSLLRALAGLVHHTGSLTWNGEPVTDAETFLRPGRVAYVAQVPRVFSGTFVDNVRLGHAERAFEQPVADARLAVDVEAAGGAHAVVGQRGLRLSGGQVQRLALARALAADAELLLADDVSSALDAATELELWTALRARSATVIGATSKRAALAQADRVVVLHQGRVEAIGPWTELEARFGRLAG
- the rpoB gene encoding DNA-directed RNA polymerase subunit beta translates to MAASRTATQTLSSAKTASGRLSFAKIREPLEIPDLLALQTESFDWLLGNERWQARVAAAKDAGRVDVPERSGLEDIFEEISPIEDFSGSMSLSFRDHRFEDIKYSIDECKDRDMTYAAPLFVTAEFMNTTTGEIKSQTVFMGDFPLMTDRGTFIINGTERVVVSQLVRSPGVYFERSIDKTSDKDIYTTKVIPSRGAWLEFEIDKRDLVGVRVDRKRKQSVTVLLKALGWTEAQILEEFGEYESMRQTLEKDHTAGQDEALLDIYRKLRPGEPPTKEAAQTLLDNLYFNGKRYDLAKVGRYKLNKKLGVQAPLSESVLGIDDIVATIKYLVSLHAGETTMPGVRDGQPAEFRVEVDDIDHFGNRRVRNVGELIQNQVRTGLSRMERVVRERMTTQDVEAITPQTLINIRPVVASIKEFFGTSQMSQFMDQNNPLAGLTNKRRLSALGPGGLSRDRAGMEVRDVHPSHYGRMCPIETPEGPNIGLIGSLATFGRINAFGFVETPYRKVSKGKVSDEVDYLSADEEDEFVIAQANAPLTQDNHFAEDLVLVRTKGGEASDVPAEEVDYMDVSARQMVSAATALIPFLEHDDANRALMGANMQRQAVPLVKSEAPLVGTGIEYRTALDSGDVVRATKAGVVEEVSADLVTIANDDGTRQTYRIAKFTRSNQGTCYNQRVVVEAGDRVEAGTFIADGPATDGGEMALGKNLLVAFMPWEGHNYEDAIILSQRLVQDDVLSSIHIEEHEIDARDTKLGPEEITRDIPNVSEEVLADLDERGIIRIGAEVRDGDLLVGKVTPKGETELTPEERLLRAIFGEKAREVRDTSMKVPHGETGTVIGVRVFDRDEGDELPPGVNQLVRVYVANKRKITDGDKLAGRHGNKGVIAKILPVEDMPFLEDGTPVDVVLNPLGVPSRMNPGQVLELHMGWAASRGWNIEGTPEWAEKIPADARQAGPFTRIASPVFDGARESEITGLLDSTTPTRDGVRLVDGSGKTPLFDGRSGEPFPEPVAVGYMYILKLHHLVDDKIHARSTGPYSMITQQPLGGKAQFGGQRFGEMEVWALEAYGAAYALQELLTIKSDDVNGRVKVYEAIVKGENIPEPGIPESFKVLIKEMQSLCLNVEVLSSDGQTIDLRDSDQEVFRAAEELGIDLSRREPSSVEEV